A window from Jannaschia sp. S6380 encodes these proteins:
- a CDS encoding DMT family transporter: MHAAPRIPLLVLEIAFVLCWSSGYVTAEFALAGSAPFTVLFVRYIAAAGLLLGWIALRRQRVPRDLRLLGRIAISGILSNAVWPAALYIALYLGVTSGTGALLTSLQPMGTALLGLALFGRRLAIRQAIGLGLGLVGVYLVVAEDVALLSAPPWAYALPIVSVTAIAWSYVLEERGPHDPAERKPLAVLLLVQFAASAVVLTPFAVAEGFPLDPDPVVLLAFGWQIVGLSIAS, translated from the coding sequence GTCCTTTGCTGGAGCAGCGGCTACGTCACCGCGGAGTTCGCCTTGGCCGGATCGGCCCCCTTCACGGTCCTGTTCGTCCGCTACATCGCGGCGGCGGGTTTGCTGCTGGGATGGATCGCCCTGCGGCGGCAAAGGGTCCCGCGCGACCTGCGTCTCCTGGGGCGGATCGCCATCTCCGGCATCTTGTCGAACGCCGTCTGGCCGGCTGCGCTCTACATCGCGCTCTATCTCGGCGTGACCTCGGGAACCGGCGCGCTGCTGACATCGCTTCAACCGATGGGGACTGCCCTGCTCGGCCTCGCGCTCTTCGGGCGACGTCTGGCCATTCGTCAGGCGATCGGTCTCGGTCTCGGCCTCGTTGGCGTCTATCTCGTAGTTGCCGAGGACGTGGCGCTGCTATCCGCGCCGCCTTGGGCCTACGCCCTCCCGATCGTATCGGTGACGGCCATCGCGTGGTCCTATGTTCTGGAGGAGCGCGGGCCGCACGACCCTGCGGAGCGCAAGCCGCTCGCGGTCCTCCTGCTGGTCCAGTTCGCCGCCTCCGCCGTCGTGCTGACACCCTTCGCCGTGGCGGAGGGCTTTCCGCTGGATCCCGACCCGGTCGTCCTTCTCGCCTTCGGATGGCAGATCGTCGGCCTGTCCATCGCGTCTTAG
- a CDS encoding permease gives MTDSAHPPLDRGLAFARRLWSDHRVWLLTVAILAVVAVLDPAQGADSIGFTARALLGTAPYLLLSIGVAAYAGATGADGLIARVFTGAPVVMILVAAAFGGLSPFCSCGVIPLIAALLAMGVPLSAVMAFWLASPVIDPSMFVLTIGVLGMEFAVAKTLAAIGLGVAGGYITLALTRGGAFADPLREGVGNGGCGVSSVRNFTPPVWAFWRDEDRRARFARNAASTTMFLARWLTLAFVLESLMIALVPAELVGRALGGEGIGAILTATLVGVPAYLNGYAALPLVSGLVEQGMAPGAGLAFLVAGGVTSLPAAIAVWALAKRPVFVLYVTLALSGSLASGLLFQVWIGG, from the coding sequence ATGACTGACAGCGCCCATCCTCCTCTCGACCGCGGCTTGGCCTTCGCCCGCCGTCTCTGGTCCGATCATCGCGTCTGGCTCCTCACCGTCGCCATCCTCGCGGTCGTAGCGGTCCTCGATCCCGCACAGGGTGCGGACAGCATCGGATTCACCGCGCGCGCCCTGCTGGGGACGGCGCCCTACCTGCTGCTCTCCATCGGTGTGGCGGCCTATGCGGGCGCGACCGGGGCGGACGGCCTGATCGCGCGGGTCTTCACGGGCGCGCCGGTGGTGATGATCCTCGTCGCCGCGGCCTTCGGGGGGCTGTCGCCGTTCTGCTCCTGCGGGGTGATCCCGCTTATTGCGGCGCTTCTGGCTATGGGGGTGCCGCTTTCTGCCGTGATGGCCTTCTGGCTGGCCTCGCCGGTGATCGACCCGTCGATGTTCGTCCTGACCATCGGCGTGCTGGGGATGGAGTTCGCCGTTGCCAAGACGCTCGCCGCCATCGGGCTCGGCGTGGCGGGCGGCTACATCACCTTGGCCCTTACCCGCGGGGGCGCCTTCGCCGACCCGTTGCGCGAGGGGGTGGGCAACGGCGGATGCGGCGTTTCCAGCGTCCGCAACTTCACGCCCCCGGTCTGGGCGTTCTGGCGTGACGAGGACCGCCGCGCCAGGTTCGCGCGAAACGCCGCGAGCACAACGATGTTCCTGGCCAGGTGGCTGACGCTGGCCTTCGTGCTGGAGAGCCTGATGATCGCCCTCGTCCCTGCCGAACTCGTGGGGCGCGCGCTCGGCGGCGAGGGGATCGGCGCGATCCTGACGGCGACGCTGGTGGGCGTGCCGGCCTATCTCAACGGCTACGCGGCGCTGCCGCTGGTCTCGGGCCTGGTCGAGCAGGGCATGGCCCCCGGCGCGGGTTTGGCTTTCCTCGTCGCAGGTGGGGTGACCTCGCTGCCCGCCGCCATCGCGGTCTGGGCGCTCGCGAAACGACCGGTCTTCGTTCTCTATGTGACGCTCGCGCTGTCCGGGTCGCTGGCGAGCGGGCTGCTGTTCCAAGTGTGGATCGGGGGATGA
- a CDS encoding metalloregulator ArsR/SmtB family transcription factor, whose protein sequence is MDRTAATARALAALGHEARLDVYRLLVRAGEEGLIVGDIASHTKLPLSTLAHHLRTLVAAGLVMQERRGREVVNRADFAAMDAALSFLTAECCQGVALVREDAA, encoded by the coding sequence ATGGACAGGACCGCCGCCACTGCCCGCGCGCTCGCCGCACTCGGCCATGAGGCACGCCTCGACGTCTATCGTCTTCTGGTGCGGGCGGGCGAGGAAGGGCTGATCGTCGGCGACATCGCGAGCCATACGAAGCTGCCGCTCTCGACGCTGGCGCACCATCTCCGCACGCTGGTCGCGGCGGGGTTGGTCATGCAGGAACGGCGGGGTCGCGAGGTCGTCAACCGTGCCGACTTCGCCGCCATGGACGCGGCGCTCTCTTTTCTCACCGCCGAATGCTGCCAAGGCGTCGCCCTTGTCCGGGAGGACGCGGCATGA
- a CDS encoding MFS transporter, with translation MLGTFLCSTAVDYSNLLIGRIVQGSGAAAGIVVSRATTRDSFEGVELARVLAAVTIAFALVPGLTPLIGDVVEQMLGWRAAFSITGALGLALVVIVARALPETLATRRHVAPRSEVAEYAAILRDPVFWPNALAVACAFASMSAFFSGAPAVLIGTLGISPIEFGLYPPIAVSGFVIGGIITRKVAATAEPRSMSLLGVSIMLAGAVLLFAPPAFGMLNKFLINGAMVVHVTGLGILLPASIAAALQRFPQKAGAAAAMQGFLQMLGGALGAASAAGLASILAV, from the coding sequence TTGCTCGGAACCTTCCTGTGCAGTACTGCGGTCGACTACTCGAACCTGCTCATTGGCAGGATCGTGCAGGGATCTGGTGCCGCCGCGGGGATCGTGGTGTCCCGGGCCACAACGCGCGACAGTTTCGAAGGGGTCGAACTGGCCCGTGTCCTAGCGGCTGTCACGATTGCTTTCGCGCTGGTTCCCGGGCTCACGCCGCTGATAGGCGATGTGGTCGAACAGATGCTCGGATGGCGGGCAGCGTTCTCGATCACCGGCGCGCTGGGTCTGGCTCTTGTGGTGATCGTCGCGCGGGCGCTGCCGGAAACCTTGGCGACCCGTCGGCATGTGGCACCGCGCTCGGAAGTTGCGGAATACGCCGCCATCCTGCGCGATCCGGTCTTCTGGCCAAACGCATTGGCCGTCGCCTGCGCTTTTGCTTCGATGTCAGCTTTCTTTTCGGGCGCCCCGGCGGTTTTGATCGGGACCTTGGGGATTTCTCCGATTGAGTTTGGCCTCTATCCGCCCATCGCTGTTTCAGGCTTTGTCATCGGTGGGATCATAACAAGGAAAGTCGCCGCCACCGCTGAACCTCGGTCGATGTCTTTGCTCGGGGTGAGCATCATGCTGGCAGGGGCTGTCCTGCTTTTCGCGCCGCCTGCGTTTGGGATGTTGAACAAGTTCCTGATCAACGGCGCGATGGTGGTGCATGTCACGGGGTTGGGGATACTGTTGCCCGCATCCATCGCGGCCGCCCTTCAGCGGTTCCCGCAAAAGGCGGGTGCGGCGGCCGCGATGCAGGGTTTCCTGCAAATGTTGGGGGGTGCCCTCGGGGCGGCCAGCGCTGCTGGATTGGCAAGCATTCTGGCGGTCTGA